In one Sphingobium indicum B90A genomic region, the following are encoded:
- the gspN gene encoding type II secretion system protein N — translation MGLGLSRRTRIAIIALFAMGFVIFLPMRIALGMAGLERLGVAAREVRGTVWSGGIDRLMLGTVPLGSVHAGLSPLSLLAGRARFDVWRRNGAADDLGGALTVGFGRMGIDDVTGAVPLDRTFAPLPLSSLVMEDVSAWFSGDRCGHAEGRVRARMGQFPGLNLSQGLSGVASCDGEALLLPLVSQSGLEKLDLRIWRSGRYQAEMRVETADAALGEALAKAGFAEAGGARVLKIEGTL, via the coding sequence ATGGGGCTTGGCCTTTCGCGACGGACGCGCATCGCGATCATCGCCCTGTTCGCGATGGGCTTCGTCATCTTCCTGCCGATGCGCATCGCGCTCGGCATGGCGGGGCTGGAGCGGCTGGGCGTGGCGGCGCGGGAGGTGCGCGGCACGGTGTGGAGCGGCGGGATCGACCGGCTGATGCTGGGCACGGTGCCGCTGGGGTCGGTCCATGCCGGCCTGTCGCCCCTGTCGTTGCTGGCGGGACGGGCGCGGTTCGACGTCTGGCGCCGCAACGGCGCGGCGGACGATCTGGGCGGCGCGCTGACCGTCGGCTTCGGGCGCATGGGTATCGACGATGTGACGGGCGCGGTGCCGCTGGACCGGACCTTCGCGCCGCTGCCGCTCAGCAGCCTTGTCATGGAAGATGTGTCGGCCTGGTTCTCCGGCGACCGCTGCGGCCATGCAGAGGGGCGCGTGCGGGCCCGGATGGGGCAGTTTCCGGGCCTCAATCTGTCGCAGGGCCTTTCGGGCGTGGCCAGTTGCGACGGTGAAGCGCTGCTGTTGCCGCTGGTCAGCCAGTCGGGACTGGAAAAGCTCGATCTGCGCATCTGGCGATCGGGTCGCTATCAGGCGGAAATGCGGGTGGAAACCGCCGACGCCGCCCTGGGCGAGGCATTGGCCAAGGCGGGCTTTGCAGAAGCCGGGGGCGCGCGCGTGCTGAAGATCGAAGGGACGCTGTGA
- the gspM gene encoding type II secretion system protein GspM: MMERLQALWGERSPREQWMLGVMFALLAVVILWLGVARPLDAAQRSAGDALREATDRNAAIRAKVTLLKSLPRTTATVDAGVPLEQFIGQSAGEAGLTLERAQAQGADRIDMAMASVRPVALLSWLAALEGQGIRVETMSARPAATAGSVSVQAVLVRGER, encoded by the coding sequence ATGATGGAACGGTTGCAGGCATTATGGGGCGAACGAAGCCCCCGCGAACAATGGATGCTGGGCGTGATGTTCGCGCTGCTGGCGGTGGTGATCCTGTGGCTGGGCGTGGCGCGGCCGCTGGACGCGGCGCAGCGTTCGGCAGGGGACGCGTTGCGGGAGGCGACGGACCGCAACGCCGCGATCCGCGCCAAGGTGACGCTGCTGAAATCCCTGCCGCGCACGACGGCGACGGTCGATGCGGGCGTGCCGCTGGAGCAGTTCATCGGCCAGAGCGCTGGCGAGGCCGGGCTGACGCTGGAACGCGCGCAGGCGCAGGGCGCGGACCGGATCGACATGGCGATGGCCTCCGTCCGGCCGGTCGCGCTGCTGTCATGGCTTGCCGCATTGGAAGGGCAGGGCATCCGGGTCGAAACGATGAGTGCGCGGCCGGCGGCGACGGCGGGCAGCGTATCGGTGCAGGCCGTGCTGGTGCGGGGCGAGCGGTGA
- a CDS encoding tyrosine-type recombinase/integrase, translating into MPLTETQAKNAKPRERAYKLADSEGLFLLVQPNGTKLWRMKYRVAGKEKLLSFGAYPALGIAAARDKRKAAKALLAEGKDPIKAKGEVISEHGDTFYMVAKRWHENRQSALNPAHAERVWSRMERDVFPSLGQKLIHEITAPEVLDMIRRIETRGALDISRRAKQGVGQVFQFAIACGLASSDPTAHLSGALKPRPRVKHMSRLPLVEIPAFLEKLRAYQEEGDRRSAITRDAVLFALLTWVRTKELRLAVKSEFENLDGTEPVWRIPAARMKMGREHLVPLSAQAALIARKMVSAATGDYLFPGTHPDKPLSENTMIYALYRLGYHSRQTIHGFRGLASTWANEQLVEFGKPAMWIRKYHEDWVELQLAHSEKDDVRGAYNAAEYLAPRRRMMQDWADFLDGRKVVDIRKGRKRAA; encoded by the coding sequence ATGCCTCTGACGGAGACTCAAGCCAAGAATGCCAAGCCTCGCGAGCGAGCGTACAAGCTTGCCGATAGCGAGGGCTTGTTCCTGCTCGTCCAGCCGAACGGCACGAAGCTTTGGCGGATGAAGTACCGAGTTGCAGGCAAGGAGAAGTTGCTGTCGTTTGGCGCTTATCCGGCGTTGGGGATCGCCGCCGCCCGGGACAAACGCAAAGCGGCCAAGGCGCTCCTTGCCGAGGGCAAGGATCCAATAAAGGCCAAGGGGGAGGTGATATCGGAGCACGGTGACACCTTCTACATGGTAGCGAAACGCTGGCACGAGAACCGCCAGTCGGCATTGAATCCAGCGCATGCCGAACGTGTCTGGTCACGAATGGAGCGGGACGTTTTCCCCTCCCTAGGACAGAAGCTGATCCACGAGATCACTGCCCCAGAGGTCCTGGACATGATCCGCAGGATTGAGACACGAGGCGCGCTCGATATCAGTCGGCGTGCCAAGCAAGGGGTAGGGCAGGTCTTTCAGTTCGCGATTGCTTGCGGGCTGGCATCCAGCGATCCCACTGCTCACCTCAGTGGCGCCCTCAAGCCTCGGCCGAGGGTGAAGCACATGAGCCGCCTTCCTTTGGTGGAGATACCTGCGTTCCTCGAAAAGCTGCGAGCCTACCAAGAGGAAGGTGACCGGCGCTCGGCGATCACCCGCGATGCAGTGCTATTCGCCTTGCTAACCTGGGTCAGGACAAAAGAGCTTCGACTGGCCGTCAAATCCGAATTTGAAAATCTCGATGGTACGGAACCCGTTTGGCGGATTCCGGCTGCGCGCATGAAGATGGGGCGCGAACACCTCGTTCCACTGTCAGCCCAGGCCGCACTCATTGCTAGAAAAATGGTATCGGCGGCGACCGGTGATTACCTGTTTCCCGGGACCCACCCAGACAAGCCGTTGTCTGAAAACACGATGATCTATGCGCTTTACCGCCTTGGATATCATAGTCGCCAGACCATCCACGGCTTTCGAGGACTCGCCAGCACCTGGGCGAACGAGCAATTGGTTGAATTTGGCAAGCCAGCGATGTGGATCCGGAAGTACCATGAGGATTGGGTCGAGTTGCAGCTCGCTCATTCAGAGAAGGATGATGTCCGGGGAGCTTACAACGCGGCGGAATATCTCGCGCCCCGCCGGCGAATGATGCAGGATTGGGCTGACTTCCTCGATGGGCGGAAGGTCGTCGACATCAGGAAAGGGCGAAAGCGCGCCGCGTGA
- a CDS encoding lytic transglycosylase domain-containing protein, whose translation MTIRTLLIAGIAITSAIPASAQDLAAPATIDAPASHSDGIRIAETSNGFQLVEHGLWRSVQDGPAPVLTIPQNGRVKLPYRYEPKAKPGPSDFRRASYLPHVYAAEAKYSLPSGLLDALVWTESRYNPFAISPAGAAGLGQLMPATAKELGVFNRFDPMANIFGAARYLRQMLDRFGVVHLAVAAYNAGPGAVERAGGIPRNGETPGYVRDVLRHWQF comes from the coding sequence ATGACAATCAGAACTCTCTTGATCGCGGGCATCGCGATCACCTCTGCTATCCCCGCCAGTGCCCAGGACCTAGCAGCGCCAGCCACGATCGACGCCCCGGCCAGCCATTCCGATGGCATCCGCATTGCTGAAACATCCAACGGCTTCCAGCTGGTCGAGCATGGGCTTTGGCGATCCGTCCAGGACGGGCCGGCACCTGTTCTGACGATCCCGCAAAATGGCCGGGTCAAACTGCCATACAGATACGAACCCAAGGCCAAACCAGGTCCATCCGACTTTCGGCGGGCGAGCTATCTGCCCCACGTCTATGCGGCGGAAGCGAAATATTCATTGCCCTCGGGCCTGCTCGATGCACTTGTATGGACGGAGTCTCGATACAACCCCTTTGCCATCAGCCCAGCAGGCGCAGCAGGTCTCGGACAGCTGATGCCAGCAACCGCAAAGGAGCTTGGGGTCTTCAATCGCTTCGATCCTATGGCAAACATCTTCGGCGCTGCGCGATACCTGCGGCAGATGCTCGACAGGTTTGGCGTGGTCCACCTCGCGGTGGCTGCCTACAATGCGGGACCGGGGGCAGTTGAACGTGCTGGTGGCATTCCCCGGAATGGCGAAACGCCCGGATATGTCCGCGACGTCCTACGGCACTGGCAGTTTTGA
- a CDS encoding DUF7146 domain-containing protein — protein sequence MPPLDKVHQLERRARTIVESLQGTWYRGKGMCCCPAHDDRTPSLSVTLGRIAILFHCFAGCSNDEVIAALDRQGIRSRDLFDGSGAVAADRPEKRAFNSNARRLWHSATAISDSPAEGYLAQRGILRASDQLRYLERTPLGPRGAVQFLPAMLAAVTTDMGIIAIHRTFLDAPSAKLAAFDRPKRALGSLGCGAVRLASPAAGRLGLAEGIESALSAMQLSGIPCWATLGNERFGLVAIPESVRELHLFIDNDPGGELADQRARQAYSASGRAIRSRAPASIGFDWNDELKARLARET from the coding sequence ATGCCCCCGTTAGACAAAGTTCATCAACTTGAACGCCGCGCCCGCACGATCGTCGAAAGCCTTCAGGGTACATGGTATCGGGGCAAAGGCATGTGCTGCTGCCCCGCGCACGACGACCGCACTCCCTCACTGAGCGTGACACTGGGGCGCATAGCGATCCTGTTTCATTGCTTCGCGGGATGCTCGAATGATGAGGTGATTGCCGCACTCGACCGCCAGGGTATTCGCAGCCGTGACCTGTTCGATGGCTCGGGTGCCGTTGCCGCTGATCGACCGGAAAAAAGGGCCTTCAATTCCAACGCGCGGCGTTTGTGGCACTCGGCGACGGCGATCTCCGACAGCCCTGCCGAAGGATACCTCGCGCAGCGCGGGATCCTGCGTGCCTCTGATCAGCTCCGTTATCTCGAGCGCACGCCGCTCGGACCACGTGGTGCGGTCCAGTTCCTCCCTGCAATGTTGGCTGCCGTCACGACTGACATGGGCATAATCGCGATCCACAGGACATTTCTCGACGCGCCGAGCGCAAAGCTCGCCGCTTTCGATCGGCCGAAGCGTGCATTGGGAAGCCTCGGCTGTGGGGCTGTCAGACTTGCCTCGCCGGCCGCAGGCCGGTTGGGCCTTGCCGAAGGTATCGAAAGCGCCCTGTCAGCCATGCAGCTGTCCGGGATTCCTTGCTGGGCAACGCTCGGTAACGAACGGTTCGGCCTCGTCGCGATTCCAGAGAGTGTGCGCGAGCTCCACTTGTTCATCGACAATGATCCGGGAGGCGAACTCGCGGATCAGCGAGCGCGACAGGCCTATTCTGCATCAGGCCGTGCGATCCGCTCGCGAGCCCCAGCATCGATCGGTTTCGACTGGAATGACGAACTCAAGGCAAGGCTCGCTCGCGAAACCTGA
- a CDS encoding prepilin peptidase, with product MIQALPALLGATAGAIAGSFLATIILRWPRGRSVLRGRSACDGCGRVLGAVDLVPMLSALIQRGRCRTCGAPIDPLHGRVEAGCAIIGALALGFAPDPGGVGWALLGWLLLTLAVLDRRHFWLPDALTLPLAFLGFTLGPWATEATMAYRAIGALAGYLALLLIATGYRRTRGRDGLGLGDAKLLGALGAWFGWQALPFILLLAASVGLLSVVAVMATGRRVDGTTRVPLGTFLAIAAVPGSWLATILTGGGG from the coding sequence GTGATCCAGGCCCTTCCCGCCCTGCTGGGCGCGACAGCCGGAGCCATAGCCGGGAGCTTCCTGGCCACGATCATCCTGCGCTGGCCCAGGGGCCGGAGCGTGCTGCGCGGCCGGTCGGCCTGCGACGGCTGCGGGCGCGTGCTTGGCGCAGTCGATCTGGTGCCGATGCTGAGCGCGCTGATTCAGCGGGGGCGGTGCCGGACCTGCGGCGCGCCCATCGATCCGCTGCATGGACGGGTGGAGGCGGGATGCGCGATCATCGGCGCGCTTGCCCTGGGATTTGCGCCCGATCCGGGCGGGGTTGGATGGGCTCTGCTGGGTTGGCTGCTCCTGACGCTGGCGGTGCTCGACAGGCGGCATTTCTGGCTGCCCGACGCGCTGACCCTGCCATTGGCCTTTCTGGGCTTCACCCTTGGTCCTTGGGCCACCGAAGCGACGATGGCGTATCGGGCGATCGGCGCGCTGGCCGGCTACCTCGCGCTGCTGCTGATCGCGACCGGCTATCGGCGGACGCGGGGGCGGGACGGGCTGGGCCTGGGCGACGCCAAGCTGCTGGGCGCGCTCGGCGCCTGGTTCGGCTGGCAGGCCTTGCCCTTCATCCTGCTGCTGGCGGCGAGCGTGGGGCTGCTGTCGGTCGTCGCCGTCATGGCGACGGGCAGGCGGGTCGATGGCACGACGCGGGTGCCGCTGGGCACCTTCCTCGCCATCGCCGCAGTGCCGGGATCGTGGCTCGCCACGATCCTCACCGGCGGCGGCGGATGA